A part of Gramella sp. MAR_2010_147 genomic DNA contains:
- the atpH gene encoding ATP synthase F1 subunit delta has protein sequence MRGTRAAQRYAKAILSLAKDKNSAEAVNEDMISISKTVLNSRDLENMLTSPVVKDSIKKSALLEIFKDLNTISKGAIDILLENGRINILHIVARQYIVQFNELNNVRQAVVTTAVPLDNELETVILAKVKELTGSKASLKSIVDEDIIGGFVLRVGDLQYDASVSRNLTRLKRELKDNTYVSKI, from the coding sequence ATGAGAGGAACCAGAGCTGCACAACGATATGCAAAGGCGATCCTTTCTTTAGCAAAGGATAAGAATTCAGCGGAAGCTGTAAATGAGGATATGATCTCAATTTCCAAAACTGTACTTAACAGTAGGGACCTTGAAAATATGCTTACCAGTCCTGTAGTAAAAGATAGTATTAAGAAAAGTGCCTTGCTTGAAATATTCAAGGATCTTAATACAATTTCCAAAGGCGCTATAGATATCTTGCTAGAGAATGGAAGGATTAATATCCTCCACATTGTAGCCAGACAGTATATCGTTCAGTTTAACGAATTAAATAATGTAAGGCAAGCGGTTGTTACCACTGCAGTACCTTTAGATAACGAACTTGAAACTGTAATTCTCGCTAAGGTGAAAGAATTAACAGGTTCAAAAGCCAGTCTCAAAAGCATCGTAGATGAGGATATTATCGGTGGTTTTGTATTAAGGGTTGGAGACTTGCAATACGATGCAAGTGTTTCCCGTAACCTTACAAGACTAAAAAGAGAATTAAAAGATAACACATACGTTTCAAAAATTTAA
- the atpA gene encoding F0F1 ATP synthase subunit alpha, with the protein MAEVNPAEVSAILKQQLSGFESKASLDEVGTVLTVGDGIANVYGLANAQYGELVQFDSGLEGIVLNLEEDNIGVVLLGPAKEIKEGSNVKRTQRIASIKVGEGIVGRVVDTLGAPIDGKGAIEGETFEMPLERKAPGVIFRQPVTEPLQTGIKSIDAMVPVGRGQRELVIGDRQTGKTTVCIDTILNQKEFYDAGEPVFCIYVAIGQKASTVAAIAKTLEDKGALAYTTIVAANASDPAPMQVYAPFAGAAIGEYFRDTGRPALIVYDDLSKQAVAYREVSLLLRRPPGREAYPGDVFFLHSRLLERSAKVIADDAIAKQMNDLPESLKDKVKGGGSLTALPIIETQAGDVSAYIPTNVISITDGQIFLTSDLFNSGVRPAIDVGISVSRVGGSAQIKSMKKVAGTLKLDQAQYRELEAFAKFGSDLDAATMNVISKGQRNVEILKQGQNDPYPVENQIAIIYAGSKNLLRDVPVEKVREFEREYLAYLDTKHRDTLDTLKAGKLTDEVIDTLTQAAKELSAKYKQ; encoded by the coding sequence ATGGCAGAAGTAAATCCTGCTGAAGTATCAGCAATATTAAAACAACAATTATCAGGTTTTGAATCCAAGGCCTCTCTAGACGAAGTAGGTACCGTTCTAACCGTAGGTGACGGTATTGCTAACGTTTATGGATTGGCTAATGCTCAATATGGGGAATTAGTACAATTTGATAGCGGTCTTGAAGGGATCGTTCTTAACCTTGAAGAAGACAATATTGGGGTAGTGCTTTTAGGTCCTGCAAAGGAGATAAAAGAAGGTTCTAATGTAAAAAGAACCCAACGTATTGCCTCTATCAAAGTTGGGGAAGGTATTGTTGGTCGTGTAGTAGATACACTTGGTGCTCCAATTGATGGTAAAGGTGCCATTGAAGGTGAGACTTTTGAGATGCCACTAGAGCGTAAGGCTCCCGGGGTAATCTTCCGTCAGCCGGTAACTGAACCGCTTCAAACAGGTATTAAGTCTATCGATGCGATGGTACCGGTAGGAAGAGGGCAACGTGAGTTGGTAATTGGTGACCGTCAAACAGGTAAAACTACTGTTTGTATCGATACCATTCTTAACCAGAAAGAATTTTATGATGCCGGTGAGCCGGTATTCTGTATATATGTAGCTATTGGTCAAAAGGCCTCAACTGTTGCGGCAATCGCTAAGACATTAGAAGATAAAGGAGCTTTAGCTTATACTACTATTGTTGCTGCAAATGCATCAGATCCTGCTCCAATGCAGGTTTATGCTCCATTTGCTGGTGCAGCGATTGGAGAATACTTTAGAGATACAGGTCGTCCTGCATTGATCGTTTATGATGATCTTTCCAAGCAGGCGGTTGCGTATCGTGAGGTGTCCCTTTTACTTCGTCGTCCACCGGGACGTGAAGCATACCCAGGGGATGTATTCTTCCTTCACTCAAGATTATTGGAGCGTTCGGCTAAAGTAATTGCCGATGATGCTATCGCAAAACAAATGAATGACCTTCCAGAAAGTCTTAAAGACAAGGTAAAAGGTGGCGGATCACTTACTGCTCTTCCAATTATCGAAACTCAGGCGGGTGACGTTTCAGCGTATATTCCTACTAACGTAATTTCGATTACAGACGGGCAGATCTTCTTAACGTCAGACTTGTTTAACTCGGGAGTTCGTCCTGCAATTGATGTAGGTATTTCTGTATCTCGTGTTGGTGGTTCTGCTCAGATAAAGTCGATGAAGAAAGTTGCAGGTACACTAAAACTTGACCAGGCTCAGTATCGTGAACTAGAAGCATTTGCCAAGTTTGGATCAGACCTTGATGCGGCGACGATGAATGTGATCTCAAAAGGTCAGCGTAACGTGGAGATCCTTAAACAGGGACAAAACGATCCTTACCCGGTAGAAAATCAGATCGCGATCATCTATGCAGGTTCTAAGAACTTGTTAAGAGATGTGCCGGTAGAGAAAGTAAGAGAATTTGAAAGAGAATATCTCGCATATCTTGATACAAAACATAGAGATACGCTGGATACTCTGAAAGCAGGAAAATTAACTGATGAAGTGATAGACACTTTAACTCAGGCTGCTAAAGAACTTTCAGCTAAATACAAGCAATAG
- the atpE gene encoding ATP synthase F0 subunit C, whose product MELLYVGLAALGAGLAVLGAGVGVGKIGGSAMDAIARQPEASGKIQTAMIIAAALVEGVALFGVVASLLGVLR is encoded by the coding sequence ATGGAATTATTGTATGTAGGTCTTGCAGCTTTAGGAGCTGGACTAGCGGTTCTAGGAGCCGGAGTAGGTGTTGGTAAAATCGGTGGTTCTGCCATGGATGCTATCGCACGTCAGCCAGAAGCTTCTGGGAAAATCCAGACAGCTATGATTATCGCTGCTGCACTTGTAGAAGGTGTTGCTCTTTTTGGAGTAGTTGCTTCTTTACTAGGTGTATTAAGATAA
- the atpB gene encoding F0F1 ATP synthase subunit A, which translates to MTARKSLVISLYFALAFAIFPLFTFAQEHEQEHKSLQEAEEEFNATEMIMHHIGDAHEWHFFGAGDSSVTLPLPVILYTEGGFVTFMSSEFHHDTEGHHVVEKDGMRFVNLHEDIYKLDAGAEAVEFDAEHHPLNASKPWDLSITKNVAAMFLTVILMLLFFTSLARHHKKHKHAPSGFNNALESLVLFVRDDIAIPQIGEKKYMKFMPFLLSVFFFIWITNLMGLLPGAANVTGNIAVTVSLGLFTMLIMIFNGNKDFYKHTFWMPGIPTWVKPILAVVEGLGLLIKPAALMIRLFANITAGHIIILSLIGLIFILENAGIAGVSVPFALFITVLELLVAFLQAFIFTILSALFIGMAVEEHEHH; encoded by the coding sequence ATGACAGCACGGAAATCTTTAGTGATTAGCTTGTACTTTGCATTAGCATTTGCCATTTTCCCTTTGTTTACCTTTGCTCAGGAGCACGAGCAGGAGCATAAGTCACTTCAGGAGGCTGAAGAAGAGTTTAACGCGACCGAGATGATTATGCACCATATCGGGGATGCTCATGAATGGCATTTCTTTGGAGCAGGAGACAGCTCAGTTACACTTCCATTACCTGTAATTCTTTACACTGAAGGTGGGTTTGTAACTTTCATGTCCAGTGAGTTTCATCATGATACAGAAGGGCATCATGTGGTTGAAAAAGACGGAATGCGTTTCGTTAATCTACACGAAGATATTTATAAACTGGATGCAGGTGCTGAAGCCGTTGAGTTTGATGCAGAACATCATCCTTTAAACGCATCTAAGCCATGGGATCTTTCTATTACAAAGAACGTAGCTGCTATGTTCTTAACAGTGATCTTAATGCTACTTTTCTTTACCAGTCTTGCGAGACATCACAAGAAGCATAAGCATGCACCATCAGGTTTTAATAATGCTCTTGAAAGTTTAGTCTTGTTTGTTAGAGATGATATCGCGATACCACAAATTGGAGAAAAGAAGTATATGAAATTTATGCCGTTTCTTTTATCGGTATTCTTTTTTATCTGGATAACGAATTTAATGGGACTTTTACCGGGTGCAGCTAACGTAACAGGGAATATAGCTGTTACTGTTTCTTTAGGTCTTTTTACCATGTTGATCATGATCTTCAATGGGAATAAAGATTTTTACAAGCATACCTTCTGGATGCCGGGTATCCCAACCTGGGTAAAGCCAATCCTTGCAGTTGTTGAGGGACTTGGGTTGCTTATTAAGCCTGCGGCATTGATGATTCGTTTGTTTGCGAACATTACAGCGGGTCACATTATCATTCTGAGTTTGATCGGGCTGATATTTATTTTAGAAAATGCAGGTATTGCCGGGGTTTCGGTTCCGTTTGCCTTATTCATAACAGTACTGGAATTGTTAGTAGCATTCCTTCAAGCGTTTATTTTTACGATTCTGTCTGCCCTGTTCATCGGGATGGCAGTTGAGGAACATGAACATCATTAA
- a CDS encoding F0F1 ATP synthase subunit B, which translates to MDLITPEIGLFFWQTIVFLVLLFLMAKFAWKPILGSIKNREQSINDALASAENARKEMQNLQSDNEQLMKEARAERDAILKEARELKEKVITDASEEAKVKADKIVADAKRSIELEKQSAMTELKNHVAELSVEIAEKIVRKELSGKNEQHQMIEKMIGDAKLN; encoded by the coding sequence ATGGATTTAATAACTCCCGAAATTGGCTTGTTCTTCTGGCAAACCATCGTTTTTTTAGTATTGCTTTTCCTTATGGCGAAATTTGCCTGGAAACCTATTCTTGGTTCAATAAAGAATAGAGAACAATCTATTAACGATGCATTGGCTTCAGCAGAAAATGCACGTAAGGAAATGCAGAATCTACAATCAGACAATGAGCAGCTTATGAAAGAAGCTCGTGCTGAAAGAGATGCGATTCTTAAAGAAGCCCGTGAGTTAAAAGAAAAAGTGATTACAGATGCTTCTGAAGAAGCTAAAGTAAAAGCTGATAAGATCGTTGCAGATGCTAAAAGAAGCATTGAGCTTGAAAAGCAATCGGCAATGACAGAATTGAAAAATCATGTAGCTGAACTTTCAGTGGAGATCGCTGAGAAAATTGTTCGTAAAGAACTCTCAGGAAAGAATGAACAACACCAGATGATCGAGAAGATGATTGGTGATGCTAAGCTAAACTAA